ATCCCTTCTTATCTCTGTCGATGTTAATGTTAGTGCCCTTACATTCAAAATTTGAGAAGGGAGTAGCTCTCTATCCGAAAGAATTTAGAAGATTCTTGAAGCTTCTGTTAGTTTTGCTTAATTTGCTTACTTTTATGAGATTCTTGAAGCCTCTGTTGTCTAGAAGGTTTTAGCGAAATTCTGAGATGACTATGTTAAATTTCTATGTGTGTATGTATTTTCTTGCTTAAAAGTCGTACCTATCAGTTTCAAAATCAACAATTTTTTATTAGTTGGTTTTTATTTCAGGTTTTCTGGAGAAGAATAAAAtgcaaataataaaaactatgCCAGAATTTACACGTAGCAAGGAACGATGTCTAAGTCAGCCCACCGAAAATCTTTTATGTCCAACTTGTAACAAGCAGTTTTCTAGGAAGGACTCTTTAAAAAAACATCTTAAGGGACATATTAAACCCTTTTCATGTCATATTTGCTTTAAGTCGTTTTCTTTTAATTATAGTTTGAAaatacatatgagagtgcatactggtgagaAACCGtatcaatgtgaaatttgttttaagtcgtTTGCTCAACACAATTCTATAAATAAACATAGaagattgcacactggagaaaaaacTCATCAATGTGAAATTTGTGATAAATCATTTTCCGAGCTATATAGTTTAAAAGATcatatgagagtgcacactggtgaGAAACCGCATCAGTGTAAAATGTGTTTAAAGTCGTTTTCTGCAAAGTATAATTTGAAATTACATAGTAGAACGCACATTGAAGAAAAACACAATGaggaaaaaccttttaaatgtGGAATTTGTTATAAGTCGTTTTCCCGACAAGAATATGTGAAAAAACATATGAGATCACACACTGGTGTAAGACCTtatcaatgtgaaatttgttctaaatCATTTGCTCAATCAAACTGTCTAAAGAAGCATAcaagagtgcatactggtgagaAACCTTATcattgtgaaatttgtttgaagaggTTTTCTCTAAATTCTACTTTGAAATTACATACTAGAACACACTCTAAAGAAGCACCTTATCAATGTGAGATCTGTTTCAAATCATTTTCCCAACCAGATAGTCTAACAGAACATACAAGAGTACATACTGGTGAGAAACCTTTTcactgtgaaatttgtttgaagaagtTTTCTCTAAAGCGTACTTTGAAATCACATATTAGAACACACACTAGAGAAACACCTTATCAATGTGATATTTGTTTCAAATCATTTTCCACACTAAATAATCTAAAGGAACATAcaagagtgcatactggtgagaAACCTtatcagtgtgaaatttgtttaaagaggTTTTCTATAAAGCGTACTTTGAAAAGACATACTAGAACACACACTACGGAAACATCTTATTAAAGCAAAATTTGTTTTGAGTCTTTTTCCCGACGATATTATTTGAAAAGGCATATGAGATTGCATGCTAGGATAGAATCTTCATaatgctttcttcttcttctacggcactacagcccaaattgagccttggcctcctttattttttgcctccaccgttgcttgtctgtggctgcttgTCTTCCCAGctctttcttggctttccaaccggtctctttccctgcattctagcattcagtgctctttttggtagcctatcctcttccactcttatcacatgtccggcccgtTGCAATcattgtattctaatgaagtctgacaggggtgtttcctcgataaagctcgttgttgtatcgacttctgaagattccgtattccctcacaggtcctagtattctcctcagtactttcctttcgaatgtgtttgTTTTTGGAGGTTTCTTTCAGGACctaggcttcactgccatagcctgttattggtcgaattaaggttttatagattctcatctttgtatttcggtggacacttttgggagagggcaaaataagttctgtttgcctgcgttattctcttccttatttctccatcttctgatccgtcggcacatatttctactcccaggtatgtaaactttatAATCGTTTCAATGTCATcctcatgtataatgttttgtgagACTGTATtccttctcgtctgagtcattatttttgtcttttctgtgttaatttccatacctagcatttttgtttgtgtttgtaactctgcgtatgtttcctgtgttctgttgatgttctactcatattaatatcatcggcataagcggccagttgaaccgtttgGTTGGTCACTAGGTTTTCTCGTCCAGTTttcatttgcctaaccgcatactccagcgccaggttaaacaatgttggccaattcagccaatatacagggtgttttattaaaataattgtccatatattaACTGGAAAAACATTAGCAGAAAAtgcgaagatttaacctaaaatacttaaataaaatgtggttccttactgagttacacggtgttttatctaaaaatttaaaaactatttttgctcaatATTTTAAACCTTTTCATACgtagcagaaagtgcgactaccatacaccctactaaattctgataaacaaacgtttctagctactaccagaggcgtacgacaggggatagtgaatggttgacccttctcaaattctacggcactggaggaattactattggagaatccaaaaattaaactaaaatagcaattccgccagtggcgtagaatttggaaagggtcaaccattcactttcccccgtcgtacgcctctggtaatagccagaaacgtttgtttaacataatttagtagcttgtacagtacctatacttcctgctaagtatgaaaaggaaacttttaatagttttaaaatgctgagcaaaaatagtttttaaatttttagacaaaacaccctgtaactcagtaaggaaccacattttatttaagtgttttaggtaaaatcttcgtattttgtgctaaggtttctccagttactatatggacaattattaatgaaacaccctgtatagtatagtttgttccttttgactgagtcgtatgcctgtttgaagtctacaaacacgttgtgaacatcaatatcgtgttcccataatttgctcaagatctgtttgactgtaaatatttgatccagtatCGATCTTCTGTTAGTGGTTGGagtcctcctcctcagtcgtttcctcattgctgagtgtcgtgattccctataatacgagcaactgtctctttccatcggcttctgtcctgagcttccctcatggattcagagaatgtttttccactggctttctgtacttgatccgtccatcgagtaggtgagcgacctctatttctgcgcccttcaacgtttcccgaaattataagtctctcaagattatcatcacttcttcttgcaatatggcccaaaaattttaagacggtggagaggcaaatagaggaaagtcgagtctgaatattaagctcttggaggtttgagtgatttgttctgtgttccgtccatgagatccgaagcattcttctccagcaccacatttcaaaggcgtcaatcctttttctgtcgtccgatttcattgtccatgcttcggatccgtaattaaatatgggaaaaattaaggcacgtactaatcttattttggtgttcttcgacaaggagcgatctttccagattttcgataatcgactcatagcgtttttggccatgcctattctcctacgtatttctgtttcacaagatcctgtattactgatgtaggatcctagataattgaactcgttaaccacttcaaactggtctatAATTTAAGGTCGTTGGAGTCActggtttataatataatatacgtgaggactttatattaTTATGCTTTATATAGTAGAGATTCCACGGTaatttttgcactggagtttgtctccttttttatagatcgggcatactatacttttctgcCAGTCGTCGGgcattttctcttcttgccatatgtctttgatgagcaCGTAGATGTGACTTTCTAGGttgtcgccacctaccttatacagttctgctggtatttcgtcaactctcggagctttattgtttttctggaccTTAATAGCTTCCagaacttcctctatggttgaagcttctactccattctctacTTCATTCGCTTCTACGtagttcatacccatttcatcttccatgtctacttgtgttccaagtagggtctgaaaataatgcttcctgGTTTCCGTGAATTTCtcttggtcactgattatttgcccactttcatctttacatagacttgtttgagctTTATACCCACTtgttatcttttttaggtattcgtaagccctctaactcctttgtttttgaaattttcttcaatttgttctatttgtccatttccataggctctctttttatttctacatatcttgtctgctttccgtcttgcgacttcaaataataTTCGTCTTTCTCGTGTTCTTCTTGTTgtgtacattttgtgtgctttatttctttcctctattgcttgtctgcactcgtcatcaaaccatgctcctcttctctcctttttctctctctaactaaATAATCTAAAGGAACATAcaagagtgcatactggtgagaAACCTtatcagtgtgaaatttgtttgaagaggCTTGCTGTAAATTCtaatttaaaattacatattacAACACACACTCTAGAAAAACCTTAATGATGCAAAATTTGTTTTGAGTCTTTCTATCGACGAGATTGTTTGAAAAGTCATATGAGCAgtggcggttctagaccaaaaaactggggggggggggggcaagggAACTCAACCGGTatataaacaagataacgtgcctttttaacgaagaCTATAGTTCAAAAGTCCTGTAGAAATTGGGGGGGCCGCTGCCCCCCTGCCCCAGGCTAGAACCGCCACTGCATATGAGATTGCACGGTGGGATAGAATCTTCCTAGTGCTTTACTTACTCCAAATAGAAAACTTCAAGAAAAATGCTCCTGGATCCTGACGATGCTTACCAAATATTTGTATGCAAAACCGGTTGTCAGAGGTACAATAAACTGATTATAACTGTGTTTTATTTCTTTTGCCTAATTAATTCTATTAAAATGTCACAAGAgaacagcttcagaacaatggTAGTGCTGTAATATTCGAACTACCACAGAAAGTTGGGGGTTAATTGGTAACGATATAACTCCAACTAACTGTGGGAGCCAATTTTTTTAAGGCTTCGTATGTAGCTCTTAAAGATATTAGAAAGGGGACAAACTTGAAAAGTTTAGGGTGAATACTGCTTCTTAAAAGGTATAGGGTTGAGAACACTTAAATAGAAAAGGGTCTGGAGAAAACTAGGGAATATTTCTAAAAGCTACTTTGCTACGGCTGCTCGTGTTTTGGTTGGAAGCTGGGTCGTAGGTTCGTTTAAGAAATTAGGGATTAGGAAATATTGACTACTATCATCAATTGAAATAAGGGTACTTACACAGATATCCTAAGGTGCTAAAAGAACTCCTGGTTATATTTTCTTGATGGCGCCTTACCAGAAGTTTCTCCTTAAATGGATCATCTGACTTTAACTGGGTAAAAAGATTTCTCTTAATCGACTCAAACTAAAAGCTTTAAtttgtggttaaaattttgcTAATAGGTTAGTGataaataaacaggacaaatatagtttacataatatatatttattgaaAACTTGTTCCTTTTTAGACGACAACACAAAAAAATGGCCTTCTACATTACATTAATGATTTTAATTACCTgtgataaaaatatatttacctTTCTATAACATAGATATGGTGCACCAAAAGTTAAACAataaatttattgtgttattgagGATTTGATATCTGACATACTTATGACATAACAGaggtatagcttttatattaaaacaatagttattttcctaacaagtgcagaaagtcatacttttccgcacgcgactgcagtttgccgaacgacgcgaagcgggagttgcggaaaagagactttctgcaagcgttaggaacaatattttttctacgagtctttaaaaaatgaccaaatcttagggccggttgttcgaacgctaatcagcattgatcactatcaaatacttaattactgtcacaactgtcaatgtcaactttggttgagttgccgaaaacataattattgttgacaattatgaaattagttaatcaattatgttaataattgttatgttaattgactaactaatctcataattataattaactatgttttcagcaacccagccaaagttgacattgacagttgtgacagtaattaaatatttgatagtgatcaatgtagattagcgttcgaacaaccggccctaaatcaattaatttaattaatatgaaaatacatacacaaattaattctttgacaaggttgtcaaaaccaaagtttcagcataattggttagcatgacgacgatcttagtttccatgacgacgattaaaaaccactgttattgtctactgatttgactttcgaatattatgtcaaaattattttatttcatcgaattctcgcgttaatttcattaaaacatgaacacaataagatatatttgaaataaattagtaaataatatctaaatattagtttattgcatgtattataattactttaaggccatattaacatatctaaattaacacgcgtgcggaaaagtaaaacgcgtgcggaaaagtaacacgcgtgcggaaaagtaaaactttctaaactaaaatgcgtgcgcgaaagtaggcATTTTTGCACGCTCCTagaaaaaatttatattcatcaAAGGAAACAAAGTTTATTTACAGAATTTTCGACTAAACCTCATAGTACTTACTCAGAAATATCAACTGTCAACTATGTCAATTGTCAAATATTCCAAAAAtctttttaaaagttttaaataaaattctAATATGACTAACTCACAATTTTGTTTTTGCAATCCTTTTTTTTATAATGGTGGAAGCAAATTTCTTTCTGATCTGATTAAAAACTTTGTTTtatgtttatacagggtgattgattagtagggtaaagctcaatagctccgctatagtaatagatagcaataaaagttaataacaaaaattttagccacctttgagcttcacattacaaaattagttagaatgttacagggtgttcgataacacagtggcagacctaacttatgtttttttaaatggaacaccctatattttatgttatattcgaaatcctgttaacttctccattataaaaatataaaggtttgtaatgttatacagggtatttacaaagttataaccaattttgtatgaaaatcgtaacaagttcaactccctgtataaataaaaataagcacaacagcaatggtttattaatgccatatttttttatttattgtcaaaatttttaagaattattaatattgctaattttctttatatcaaatacagggtgagtcaaaacgcaagtacattattttctcagtaatgttaaatggaacaccctgtattttatatcattattgaaaagtaacattaacgtactttaatttttatataacattccctatgcccaaatttattagttttcgagatattttcattttcagagcaaattattttaggtgtttaaatttatctaaattttaagtaagccatgactgaattgacaattgaagattaccgattatcaatccggtaatcaatgtaacactgtagcaaataaagaaataaaaataatttattagtaatacattttacaaacaaaaacacaaccactacatgcaacatttttgaaactattaaaaactatcattttatgtaaatgcaacaaataaacaaagaaaattagtaataaattttacaaaaaacacacaaacaaaaaatacaatattttgtgaagacaattaaacaatacttttgtatgtaaatgtaacaatgtaacaaataaagaacgaaacataatttatcggtaatacattttgcaaaaaaacatgtttgaaaaaattagaagctacttttaataaaatatttttaatatttaattacataaggtgttcaaaattatctcatacacatttatgtacgcctaaaaacgatcattgaatgagctacttactctacggagcatttgtaaattaacacatcgaaatacactttgtattctatttttcatctcatcccttgctgttggaggtattttataaacttcattattaacgtaaccccaaaaaagtcagtccagtttattaaattctggtgatttgggtggccacgctactggtccattgaaaaatgaaaatatctcaaaaactaataaatttaaacatagggaatgttatctaaaaattaaagtacggtaatggtacttttcaatagtgatataaaatacagggtgttccatttaaaattactgagaaaataatgtacttgcgttttgactcaccctgtatttgatataaagaaaattagcaatatcgaccattcttgaaaattttgacaatacgttaaaaaatatggcattaataaaccattgttgttttgcttatttttatttatacagggagttgaacttgttacgattttcatataaaattggttataactttgtaaataccctgtataacataacaaacctttatatttttgtgatggagaagttaacaggatttggaatttaaaataaaatatagggtgttccatttaaaaacacataagtttggtctgccactgtgttatcgaacaccctgtaacattctaactaattttgtaatgtgaagctcaaaggtggctaaaatttttattattaactattattgctatttattactatagcggagctattgagctttaccctactaatcaatcaccctgtattataagttcaaaaaaaaattatttaaaaattactttaatagTTGATCCAACTTTAATAGTCACTGTacctaaatattcaaaaatattcatttgtTACACATTATTACGCCATTGGGAAACTTGACAGAAAGTCGTTCATACGTCACTCGACGGATGAATGGAAATTTCCACCGTAGACATGCAccataccaaaaaaaaaacaggaaaatgCTGATTTACCTCTAAACAAGGGCACTTCGGTTTATATCCATTACCATAATCACCATACATAACCATATTCATATAACCACACTGGCTTCACAATGGATTTGCTGATACGCCATAAAGACCGCCATATAACCTCGGTCGAAGTTTTGGACCAAAAACACCTCGTACAAAGCGTATGATCTAACCATTTCACCATCAAACAAAGTGCCAAACACTTCACTGATCAAATACCTAACATCACAAAAGAACTTATATATCCCAAATTTACTTGCGACATTCTTTTGCGAAAAAAAGCAGGACTACCTTCTAGAGATGTTAATTAGTCCGCTACGTTTTGAAGACTCCTCTTCCCTACGTCGCTTCTTGGGCAAATTCTTTTATCGTCCTCACGCATTTCCGATGCCGTTCTCTTTTAGCCAATGACGATCTTCGATTTTTGTGCGGTATTTGAACAGACCAACCAAACTGGTTTCCGGTATTCTTTCGAAAAACGTCTAATAAGAAAAACAACGTTTCTCAATATTGTGAAATAGTTCGTAATACCAGGGGCGAGTTTAGAAACTTTTGTGTGATTTGAATTTAAATAAGGAAATGaacaaaaaaatttagattttttagaaAGGGgttgtaaaaactatataaatctaaaaaatcatatttttgctAGTTATTAAAAACGCTACACGTGTAGCTCAGTCACTCGACTGTAAGCTGCTCGTCTTATGTACATAATAGAGATgtttaaaaagtatctattcattacaaagtactcgttacttacgaataccgaaagtaacgattactatacagagaggcaaatcgttactttgattactctgattacttcgtaccaatcgtatcagagcgagtagcgactattgtatctacaaccagtacacttgattactttctaccaatcgtatcacagcgagtaacggacgggaccggtattttatgAGTTATCGATatgaatatcgttatcggtatgaagcgttttaagggtgtgagccTCAGAGCCTCACACTGTGAGGGTGAGAAGTtagaagatgaaacagagggaggtataatggaggtaaaatatgtaatgtatgtcattaacaaagatcgaatgcgaaaaccctatatttttatctagatctatatgtagggatctatgggggagtattaccgagccgcaagcccttatcccttgccgtactgtccctcataggccgatcagacgcccgcatattccagtctaagcgccagattcatatttagaattttatactgacgcgttagccttgaTCTATAtctatgttacagttcaagttgattctcagttagagttgactccaactagttggagtcaactccaactgaaatgagcagtaaaagttgattttaaaaatttaaatcaacttttactagttgcagttgtctcttcctggatcgattcagtaaatgttgattatataagaatctcaagtgcatttttaatgagtgtgcgtttctttgttttgaccgtttcaattacttattagtatagtctgtaacgtcgcccccgttaggtaggagtattgaggtggtgcgtacaaaattgtatcgtcaatcataaaaaacattaacacttacttacaactttgaggaaatttttttaattttagacgaaataaaaaattcgtatgacagtaatgacagtattcacagatgacttttgcatgatggccggttttgatgtttaatcgatagtttaatcaatattgtataccttcctacctaattactaaatctgtaaagttttaatttattttgtatgaatatacataattgcgaaacactacagaattttactttttgacataaattttattaataataagataaattttgtacaatatttttaataattaaagtaaataaattttaatttcactcagattaataatcgattgctgccattgaccacttacattcaatctcggttaatttgattaattatcgcggcaggtaaagtaacattcttctttcaatacaacaaagtgttactttactgccgaaaatgagggcaaatgagtacaataatgaatgattttaatgacgcttggcgataaacaatgattttaaacaaattcgcaaaaatacacacaccggcaaaattagccgaacaccttaaaaatgggacatgtttgatgtctcgagttTCCTAAACCACTGATCCTATTTGAATGATTCTTTTagtacgttatagccttattatttaagaatatcgttgtaataatattgttgctagacaggtaaatatcattttataccgggtgtacaaatcatgctctgtttttttcttaaagtttggaacaccctgtggaatattctaggacatgtaaaatattaaaattaatactcgattgtagatttaggctttcttaacatttttcttttttattcatttacttatgtgagataataaaaaatttatgtgcctaacaactatccatgtttttcatcaataaatcctcatagtaggggaggaaattttactaaatttgcagttactcgagctttatgggaacctattggattgtgaagagtatgtgctaaaatcagaaaaaggttaagttaaattttccataaagtgggggacttttcattttttaatttaattttccatttgaaacaatcatttttctccgattatagcgctatctatccataataattagaaaaaatgtgtcgaataaaagttgcttatttttacgtaaagaatccaaatctgcaataaaaattgggagcTCCTATttgggattttaaattaaatcccccaccccacctccgtggaagTTCGTGACACCCCACGGCGAGGGgagggggtaaattaaaaattttaaatacgaaccctgcgatatttcgcgaaatgaacatcagatcgtaaaactgcaaaatacacctattcaatatttttcaaaaatctaccgaatggcaccaaacacgacaccaACGGAGGTGggctggggggttactttaaaatcttaaataggagacaTCTTTacaaactgcaaatttagcatactttcctcccctactatgaggatttattgataaaaaacatggctagttgttaaaccacataacttttttattttccaacataagcaaataaatcaaaaaagaaaatgttaagaaagcctaattctataatcgagttttaattttaaaatattatatatactagaatattccacagggtcttCCGAACTTTAACAAAAAAACACAGTaggattgtaacacccggtataaaatgacatgtacctgtctagcaacaatattattacaccgatattcttgactaataaggctataacttactaaaagaatcactcaaatcatatagacctggatcccgcgtaagaaagaaaagttgattaatagcaagctgaaaatttgttaatagcttaacggtgtctagtcggacaaactttgatgcacgggaacactggaacaggggaagttttaacggtggagcatgataatcgtgtcgtcctgacaagtttatgattgtgaaaaatagcaagttgtttttaagttaattcgatagccaacgttatgtaatatatgggaaaatgtttgtccgacaaaaatgttgggcattttaacgagtccgacacgtaggacatgtcacatcacaggaattatgttggtgatgaatagcagtctgatttttgcatgagagtttaatgaaaggttaaaaaagcaattggaagttctgtccgacaaaattaatgggaagttttcgtagtcggacattctaaacaggtaacatatagacaaaaatgttggtgataaatagctttccgacaaagacgaaatttaattaagtaaattattccttaccaagaatgactgttgtcggaaaaaataaggggtagattttgtagtcggacaatttaaaaaaataatttttgaaatttcaataaggggtgattattctatgtcaaaactacctgcaatcaattacaatcgatatctttcgatttatctcaacatcagttagatacctcactgtaatacatttatagtagatcaggcaaagtatattatggattgagtggtctagctatctttgtctgccacatgcgcgggatcgattggttaaaagagatagatagaccacctatcaactttttgcactgtattccctgtctacccttatgtctatatgtctatgaatacatttccatttaagaaaaactgtcacttttgacaataattcataataaattgcaatcgtaacttaaaatttaaactaatcgatttattttggcagcaaattatttctagccatgtgacatattacattagtatatttcatttgtagaaagttgagaaaagttacgttatataattttaataataatttatttaggtaccctttttcaattaAGCAAAGCATTATaacacgaagaatgatattcaatagaattttcacaattatctggcaactgaacttCATTGAATTGATGATCAAGTATTTTacgaactttgtaaaatgttcgaaaattacttaaaaatgttccgttgaatggtttcacttttgatttggcgacttaaaatttaaactgttgacattcaaagacacaaaaacactccatag
The window above is part of the Diabrotica virgifera virgifera chromosome 2, PGI_DIABVI_V3a genome. Proteins encoded here:
- the LOC126880599 gene encoding zinc finger protein 239-like; this encodes MMLTKFLYAKPVVKGFLEKNKMQIIKTMPEFTRSKERCLSQPTENLLCPTCNKQFSRKDSLKKHLKGHIKPFSCHICFKSFSFNYSLKIHMRVHTGEKPYQCEICFKSFAQHNSINKHRRLHTGEKTHQCEICDKSFSELYSLKDHMRVHTGEKPHQCKMCLKSFSAKYNLKLHSRTHIEEKHNEEKPFKCGICYKSFSRQEYVKKHMRSHTGVRPYQCEICSKSFAQSNCLKKHTRVHTGEKPYHCEICLKRFSLNSTLKLHTRTHSKEAPYQCEICFKSFSQPDSLTEHTRVHTGEKPFHCEICLKKFSLKRTLKSHIRTHTRETPYQCDICFKSFSTLNNLKEHTRVHTGEKPYQCEICLKRFSIKRTLKRHTRTHTTETSY